A portion of the Halopelagius inordinatus genome contains these proteins:
- a CDS encoding Eco57I restriction-modification methylase domain-containing protein, with product MSQATLSSSPYLNSNLFSGHYLDERVYDLAEWECEDEAEAVFESLQDLWEKERHLVESYNEDPLLDSWIDPVLKTLGYDTISEQTLPDGGGFVDRLLYESEEERRDAAERKLHGDDEGMFARSCALVEAKQWDADFSRQFGEQRSYRDASHQIKYYLERTPSSVDWGILTNGRKWRLYGTKDYETQTYYEVDLPELLDSGNVEAFKYFYVFFRPEAFRRSGETTFLDTVWNESETAAQKLGEDLQDNVFTALRVLGEGFVAENELALDPGDEDALNELKEQSLVLLYRLMFTLYAESRDLINPDDPAKRREYDQNFSLDELRREILDDIGKHGREADFEDAFSEHSTTMWNRLENLFSLIDSGEESLGIPPYNGGLFDAEEHGFLTENDVSDRHVAEVIYRLSTTETDDGFVPADYADLDTRHLGSIYEGLLEHEFRIAPTHYAAVSEDGGQVWKDASEVSVADAVEEVESGELYVVNDDGERKATGAYYTPDYVVTYIVEETVDPLVEEIESDLSESDLTPGTQEYVVEFWNRVTDLKILDPAMGSGHFLTKATGYLAETVMEHVRELETATLFDEQQIRREISRECIYGVDLNGMAVELAKLSMWLETLATDQPLAFLDHHLKAGNSLVGSDITDVLAEDDESDDGQLTLTQALAHVRQRTLEHVMELMQDLLAIDNESYEDVKSMEDIYAEIRADPLYQRLFEMANVHTAERFGVDVPSDAYEEMAQAIEDSETWDALAENDWFASAQTVADDEEFFHWELEYPEVFFSADGEKAVDAGFDAVVGNPPWLRFQRIPENHRNYQRANYHSAAAKYDIYGPFIESSLDRIHRTGLLGFVVQNRFLSSGYGEELREVICRRSNVRALLDFEDAPIFGDTTTYPAIIILDNSSRCSFNYLHLSDATVPDVRESLAENNERANKIDANELDPSNIWIFPDIKERNVIQKIESNAQACFGDLIEISKSVSTNLKEAFLFEGEKNELPVEDELLTPAVDGKDIKKYSDAHIDKYLLFPYTWSTSGPNLVDISSYPRAENHLRQYEEELRSRRYYNKTIEEAGVEWYEYPHVKENHNKEKILFPDISTEPRCTFDEIGDVLTLTTAYGGVRQNSPIDVRYLCAIFNSSPVSMVFKHSSPQMSGGYYRYQPQYIEKLPLYLPEVPEGELNVTDIEISADDYIESDKTSEYDCYKAIIKAAENARSYRSSRDNLNLSLPDHLGNYAEGQTLGEIGFRQPVSDTANGVFNDTTEDREKLGVTEVEFERENANTLTVSVGVRYKPENPDDYETDTYGYYYEDPEPAFRITDLTETEADLIEAFVPHAVEEAGGYANFRTNATKTNSPLDRLKKLTLPEVDDVRDGLANYVETVERAEELDEKIERTDELIDEIVYELYGLTEEEIEIVEESVKE from the coding sequence ATGAGCCAGGCCACCCTCTCTTCTAGCCCGTATCTCAACTCGAATCTCTTCTCCGGCCACTATCTCGACGAGCGAGTGTATGATCTGGCCGAGTGGGAGTGCGAAGACGAAGCGGAGGCCGTCTTCGAATCGCTTCAGGACCTCTGGGAGAAAGAACGTCACCTCGTCGAATCGTACAACGAAGACCCCTTGTTGGATTCCTGGATAGATCCCGTTTTGAAGACGCTCGGATACGACACTATCTCCGAACAGACCCTCCCCGACGGGGGCGGATTCGTGGACCGACTCCTGTACGAGTCCGAGGAGGAACGGCGGGATGCGGCGGAACGGAAACTACACGGCGACGACGAGGGGATGTTCGCTCGCTCCTGCGCCCTGGTAGAGGCTAAACAGTGGGACGCGGACTTTAGTCGCCAGTTCGGCGAACAACGCTCGTATCGCGACGCGTCCCACCAGATCAAATACTACCTCGAACGCACGCCTTCGAGTGTCGATTGGGGTATCCTGACCAACGGTCGAAAGTGGCGGCTGTACGGAACGAAGGACTACGAGACGCAAACGTACTACGAAGTCGACCTCCCCGAACTACTCGACAGTGGAAACGTGGAGGCGTTCAAATACTTCTACGTCTTCTTCCGGCCGGAGGCGTTCCGCCGGTCGGGCGAGACGACGTTCCTCGACACCGTCTGGAACGAGAGCGAAACCGCGGCACAGAAACTCGGCGAAGACTTGCAAGACAACGTCTTCACCGCGCTTCGAGTCCTCGGCGAAGGATTCGTCGCCGAGAACGAGTTAGCCCTCGATCCCGGCGACGAGGACGCGCTAAACGAACTGAAAGAACAGTCGCTCGTCCTTCTGTACCGGTTGATGTTTACTCTCTACGCCGAGTCGCGAGACCTCATAAACCCGGACGACCCGGCGAAGAGACGGGAGTACGACCAGAATTTCAGCCTCGACGAACTCCGCCGGGAGATACTGGACGATATCGGTAAACACGGGCGCGAAGCGGATTTCGAGGACGCGTTCAGCGAGCACTCGACGACGATGTGGAACCGGTTAGAGAACCTCTTTTCGCTCATCGATTCCGGCGAGGAATCCCTCGGTATTCCGCCGTACAACGGCGGTCTCTTCGACGCCGAGGAACATGGATTTCTGACGGAAAACGACGTTTCGGACCGGCACGTCGCAGAGGTCATCTATCGCCTCTCCACCACCGAGACAGACGACGGGTTCGTCCCCGCGGACTACGCCGACCTAGACACCAGGCACCTCGGCTCTATCTACGAGGGTCTTCTCGAACACGAGTTCCGCATCGCACCCACCCACTACGCGGCCGTCTCCGAGGACGGCGGCCAGGTGTGGAAAGACGCCTCGGAGGTGAGCGTCGCCGACGCGGTGGAGGAAGTCGAATCCGGGGAGTTGTACGTCGTCAACGACGACGGCGAACGGAAAGCCACGGGGGCGTACTACACCCCGGACTACGTGGTCACCTACATCGTCGAGGAGACGGTAGACCCACTCGTCGAGGAAATCGAATCCGACCTCTCGGAGTCGGACCTCACTCCCGGTACCCAAGAGTACGTCGTCGAGTTCTGGAATCGAGTCACCGACCTCAAGATACTCGACCCGGCGATGGGAAGCGGCCACTTCCTCACGAAGGCGACGGGGTACCTCGCGGAGACGGTGATGGAACACGTCCGCGAACTGGAGACGGCGACGCTGTTCGACGAACAGCAGATTCGCCGCGAGATATCGCGGGAGTGCATCTACGGCGTCGACCTCAACGGAATGGCCGTCGAACTGGCCAAACTGTCGATGTGGTTGGAGACGCTGGCGACGGACCAACCGCTTGCGTTCTTGGACCACCACCTCAAGGCGGGGAATTCGTTGGTCGGATCGGACATCACCGACGTTCTCGCGGAGGACGACGAGAGCGACGACGGCCAACTCACCCTCACGCAGGCACTCGCGCACGTCCGCCAACGAACGCTCGAACACGTGATGGAACTCATGCAGGATTTGCTGGCCATCGACAACGAGTCCTACGAGGACGTCAAATCGATGGAGGACATCTACGCGGAGATTCGCGCCGACCCCCTCTATCAGCGTCTGTTCGAGATGGCCAACGTCCACACCGCCGAACGATTCGGCGTGGACGTGCCTTCGGACGCCTACGAGGAGATGGCGCAGGCTATCGAAGACTCCGAGACGTGGGACGCTCTCGCCGAGAACGACTGGTTCGCGTCGGCGCAGACGGTTGCGGACGACGAGGAGTTCTTCCACTGGGAACTGGAGTACCCCGAGGTGTTCTTTTCCGCGGACGGAGAGAAGGCGGTGGACGCGGGGTTCGATGCGGTTGTGGGTAATCCGCCGTGGCTTCGATTTCAGCGAATTCCAGAGAATCACCGCAATTATCAGCGAGCAAATTATCACTCAGCCGCAGCGAAGTATGACATATACGGACCATTTATTGAGTCGTCGTTAGACCGCATACATCGTACTGGACTCCTTGGATTTGTAGTGCAGAACCGATTCTTATCTAGCGGCTACGGAGAGGAACTCAGAGAGGTCATCTGTCGGAGATCGAATGTGCGAGCGCTCTTAGATTTCGAAGATGCACCTATCTTTGGAGATACAACCACTTATCCCGCGATAATTATCTTAGACAATTCTTCCAGATGCTCATTCAATTATCTTCATCTTTCTGACGCTACAGTACCGGATGTACGGGAATCTTTAGCCGAAAATAACGAGAGAGCGAACAAAATAGATGCTAATGAATTAGACCCGTCTAATATATGGATATTCCCAGATATAAAGGAGCGAAATGTCATCCAGAAGATCGAGTCCAATGCTCAAGCCTGCTTCGGAGATCTGATTGAGATATCAAAGAGTGTCTCAACAAATCTTAAAGAAGCATTTCTCTTTGAAGGTGAAAAAAACGAACTACCTGTCGAGGACGAGTTATTAACCCCCGCAGTCGATGGGAAAGATATCAAAAAATATTCTGATGCGCATATCGATAAATATCTGCTTTTCCCGTATACCTGGTCTACTAGTGGACCAAATCTTGTGGATATATCGTCATATCCTCGCGCAGAGAACCATCTTCGACAATATGAAGAAGAACTTCGTAGCCGTCGATATTATAATAAGACAATTGAAGAAGCAGGTGTTGAATGGTATGAGTACCCACACGTAAAAGAGAACCACAACAAGGAGAAAATATTATTCCCGGACATTTCTACGGAACCACGTTGTACGTTTGACGAGATTGGTGATGTTCTCACTCTCACAACGGCATATGGGGGAGTTCGACAGAATTCTCCGATTGATGTCCGATATCTCTGTGCGATATTTAACTCTTCACCAGTATCGATGGTGTTCAAACACAGTAGCCCTCAGATGTCTGGCGGCTATTATCGATACCAACCCCAGTATATTGAGAAACTACCCTTGTACTTGCCCGAGGTCCCTGAAGGTGAACTGAATGTAACTGATATTGAAATTAGCGCTGATGATTACATAGAATCGGACAAGACTTCCGAGTATGACTGTTATAAAGCCATTATCAAGGCTGCTGAAAACGCACGTTCGTATCGTTCAAGCAGAGACAACCTCAACCTCTCCCTCCCTGACCACCTCGGCAACTACGCAGAAGGCCAAACCCTCGGTGAAATCGGTTTCCGCCAACCCGTCTCGGATACCGCAAACGGGGTGTTCAACGACACCACCGAAGACAGGGAGAAACTCGGCGTCACCGAAGTCGAGTTCGAACGCGAGAACGCGAACACGCTCACCGTCAGCGTCGGCGTCCGCTACAAGCCCGAGAACCCAGACGACTACGAGACGGACACCTACGGCTACTACTACGAAGACCCGGAACCGGCGTTCCGCATCACCGACCTCACCGAGACGGAAGCCGACCTGATAGAGGCGTTCGTCCCGCACGCCGTCGAGGAGGCGGGGGGCTACGCGAACTTCCGGACGAACGCGACGAAGACGAACTCTCCGCTGGACCGCCTGAAGAAACTCAC